From a single Adhaeribacter swui genomic region:
- a CDS encoding nuclear transport factor 2 family protein, translating into MLKYWYTLVFLFFTVIPLRAQSKLKSDGASDKKAIGAVVQTLFDSMWAGDSTKARSVMAPNLRLIIIAKNPEGEMVTRETSGKQFLKMLASQPAKTLDERSWNGQLQVDGDLASYWCEYAFFNAGKFSHCGVDVFQLYRSPQGWKIVNLAYNMRRDNCDMQAIPPR; encoded by the coding sequence ATGTTGAAATATTGGTACACGTTGGTGTTTCTATTTTTTACCGTTATTCCGCTGCGGGCCCAATCTAAACTCAAATCAGATGGAGCGTCCGATAAAAAGGCAATAGGAGCTGTGGTGCAAACCTTATTTGATAGCATGTGGGCTGGCGATAGTACAAAAGCCCGGTCGGTTATGGCGCCTAATCTGCGCCTGATTATAATTGCAAAAAATCCGGAAGGAGAAATGGTAACCCGTGAAACTTCGGGTAAGCAGTTTTTAAAAATGCTGGCCTCGCAGCCCGCCAAAACCCTCGACGAACGATCCTGGAACGGCCAGTTGCAGGTAGATGGCGATTTAGCTTCGTATTGGTGCGAGTATGCTTTCTTTAATGCGGGTAAGTTTAGCCACTGCGGGGTCGATGTGTTTCAATTATACCGCTCCCCGCAAGGCTGGAAAATCGTGAACCTGGCCTACAACATGCGCCGCGATAATTGCGACATGCAAGCCATTCCGCCCCGGTAA
- the pth gene encoding aminoacyl-tRNA hydrolase, producing MKYLLVGLGNIGPEYANTRHNIGFMVLDYLAKKHGATFDTGRHSFVTEIKTKGRSFTLVKPTTYMNLSGKAVSHWLNSLKIPASQMLVITDDLALPYGKLRMRAKGSAGGHNGLKHIEETLGSQDYPRLRFGVDAQFAKGRQVDYVLSPFTPDEQVELPGLIEKAAEMSISFGTIGLERTMNFFNTK from the coding sequence ATGAAATATTTATTAGTTGGTTTAGGAAACATTGGCCCGGAATACGCCAACACCCGGCATAACATTGGTTTTATGGTTCTGGATTACCTGGCTAAAAAACATGGAGCCACTTTTGACACCGGCCGGCATAGCTTTGTAACCGAAATAAAAACCAAAGGCCGGTCTTTTACTTTAGTAAAACCAACTACCTACATGAACTTAAGCGGGAAAGCGGTAAGTCATTGGTTAAATAGTTTAAAAATTCCGGCCAGCCAAATGCTGGTAATCACCGACGATTTAGCTTTACCGTATGGCAAATTGCGCATGCGGGCCAAAGGCTCGGCGGGTGGGCACAATGGCCTCAAGCACATCGAAGAAACCCTGGGTTCGCAGGATTATCCCCGGTTGCGTTTTGGCGTAGATGCCCAATTTGCCAAAGGCCGCCAGGTAGATTACGTACTCAGCCCTTTTACGCCGGATGAGCAAGTGGAACTGCCTGGTTTAATTGAAAAAGCCGCCGAAATGAGCATTTCGTTCGGTACTATTGGCCTGGAACGTACCATGAATTTCTTCAACACCAAATAA